A portion of the Osmerus mordax isolate fOsmMor3 chromosome 22, fOsmMor3.pri, whole genome shotgun sequence genome contains these proteins:
- the LOC136966091 gene encoding follistatin-related protein 1-like isoform X2, whose product MLYQVVLLILGAAIPWLAVEGKPAACANVFCGAGRECAMTERGEPACMCINYCKAHKHPVCASNGKTYQNHCELHRDACLTGTKLHVEQDGHCQEMSNKLAASPIVCYVADRNELRRRVIGWLEGEVEPDGWSSIGSNFSHILEKYFKEYDDGDSQMDSSELLKFLQHNETAINITAYASQDNNRLLRSLCVDALIELSDENADWKLSFDEFLNCLKPDFNPPERMCALEDETYEDGAETQMECNRCVCACGNWVCTALTCDERPEVVEAEGAEQEMTEEEWTRRVAELNMRQETVEKMKVGVNEI is encoded by the exons ATG TTGTATCAAGTTGTTCTCCTGATTCTTGGAGCGGCAATCCCCTGGCTGGCGGTG gaggGAAAGCCCGCAGCGTGTGCCAATGTGTTTTGTGGAGCGGGGAGAGAGTGCGCCAtgacggagagaggagaaccTGCTTGCATGTGCATCAAC tactgtAAGGCCCACAAGCATCCGGTGTGTGCCAGTAACGGGAAGACTTACCAGAACCACTGTGAGCTGCACCGGGACGCCTGCCTCACCGGGACCAAGCTGCACGTAGAGCAGGATGGACACTGCCAAG AGATGTCCAACAAACTTGCAGCCAGCCCAA ttgtgtgctATGTAGCAGACAGGAATGAGCTACGGAGAAGAGTGATTGGCTGGCTTGAAGGGGAGGTGGAGCCCGATGGCTGGTCCTCAATAGGAAGCAACTTCTCTCACATCCTGGAGAAATACTTCAAG gagTACGATGATGGAGATTCCCAGATGGACTCATCTGAACTCCTTAAGTTCCTCCAACACAACGAGACAGCCATCAACATCACCGCCTACGCCAGCCAGGACAACAATCGCCTGCTCAG gagcctATGTGTGGATGCTCTCATTGAGTTGTCAGATGAAAATGCTGACTGGAAGCTAAGTTTCGATGAGTTCCTCAACTGCCTGAAGCCTGACTTCAACCCCCCAGAGAGaa TGTGTGCCCTGGAGGACGAGACATACGAGGATGGGGCAGAGACTCAGATGGAATGTAACCGCTGTGTATGCGCCTGTGGAAACTGGGTCTGCACAGCTCTCACCTGCGAcg AGCGCCCAGAGGtggtggaggctgagggggcGGAGCAGGAAATGACCGAGGAGGAGTGGACCCGCAGGGTGGCAGAGCTCAACATGCGCCAG GAGACTGTAGAAAAGATGAAGGTGGGCGTCAATGAGATCTGA
- the LOC136966091 gene encoding follistatin-related protein 1-like isoform X1, which produces MLYQVVLLILGAAIPWLAVEGKPAACANVFCGAGRECAMTERGEPACMCINYCKAHKHPVCASNGKTYQNHCELHRDACLTGTKLHVEQDGHCQEMSNKLAASPIVCYVADRNELRRRVIGWLEGEVEPDGWSSIGSNFSHILEKYFKEYDDGDSQMDSSELLKFLQHNETAINITAYASQDNNRLLRSLCVDALIELSDENADWKLSFDEFLNCLKPDFNPPERMCALEDETYEDGAETQMECNRCVCACGNWVCTALTCDVTERPEVVEAEGAEQEMTEEEWTRRVAELNMRQETVEKMKVGVNEI; this is translated from the exons ATG TTGTATCAAGTTGTTCTCCTGATTCTTGGAGCGGCAATCCCCTGGCTGGCGGTG gaggGAAAGCCCGCAGCGTGTGCCAATGTGTTTTGTGGAGCGGGGAGAGAGTGCGCCAtgacggagagaggagaaccTGCTTGCATGTGCATCAAC tactgtAAGGCCCACAAGCATCCGGTGTGTGCCAGTAACGGGAAGACTTACCAGAACCACTGTGAGCTGCACCGGGACGCCTGCCTCACCGGGACCAAGCTGCACGTAGAGCAGGATGGACACTGCCAAG AGATGTCCAACAAACTTGCAGCCAGCCCAA ttgtgtgctATGTAGCAGACAGGAATGAGCTACGGAGAAGAGTGATTGGCTGGCTTGAAGGGGAGGTGGAGCCCGATGGCTGGTCCTCAATAGGAAGCAACTTCTCTCACATCCTGGAGAAATACTTCAAG gagTACGATGATGGAGATTCCCAGATGGACTCATCTGAACTCCTTAAGTTCCTCCAACACAACGAGACAGCCATCAACATCACCGCCTACGCCAGCCAGGACAACAATCGCCTGCTCAG gagcctATGTGTGGATGCTCTCATTGAGTTGTCAGATGAAAATGCTGACTGGAAGCTAAGTTTCGATGAGTTCCTCAACTGCCTGAAGCCTGACTTCAACCCCCCAGAGAGaa TGTGTGCCCTGGAGGACGAGACATACGAGGATGGGGCAGAGACTCAGATGGAATGTAACCGCTGTGTATGCGCCTGTGGAAACTGGGTCTGCACAGCTCTCACCTGCGAcg TAACAGAGCGCCCAGAGGtggtggaggctgagggggcGGAGCAGGAAATGACCGAGGAGGAGTGGACCCGCAGGGTGGCAGAGCTCAACATGCGCCAG GAGACTGTAGAAAAGATGAAGGTGGGCGTCAATGAGATCTGA